atgagtacaaaattttgacaaaattattaaattcgACGAAATCCATAGTGAACTCAAACTATTCTATTGAAAGGAAGTGTAAATTGTGCGTGCAATTGTCAAGTGGTCCTTTGAGCAGCAGTATATGTGTATATTGTGAGTGATATATGTGTGAAAAATGGAAACAAAACGTGAAAGGTGCCAAGTGAATTTGTGTTGCGCTTATCATAAGAAAAAACCAGTGCACTGTGTGGGGCATGCATGTCttgctttttttaaaaatttaatttctaTTCTCTCAGAGTCTAATTAAATTCGAATTGTGCACCGTACTATCCACTTTTAGGAGCAGTGTGATCCCAACGTAAATTttttcattctcagaaaataaAAACTCGGGATACATCTCAATTTCGATTAAGAACGTCCCACTAAAACCCATGTTAGATTGTTGTGCGTGTCTTGTTCTTTTATACTTCTTTTCCATATCCTTTGTTTTGCTTTCTTAAATATTAACTAAATAATTTTGTATTAAGAAAGTCAAGTATTTTAAGTCATTATCTTATTTAGaaagatttaaataaaaatatgtaacttttaattaaataaattttaaaaaatgaaaacgTGAAAAATACTTGTATCCTAAAGTATGAttcttttttgttgttattgtagttattggtgtttttcaattttcacaaataaaacttattaaaaataaaataagaatcaaAATGTCCAAATTAAACCTAAGAGAAATATCCAAATACTAAAACGGTGTGAAAATTAGGGAgcactataaaaataaaatatgtgttTATAATATTAAAAGATGTGTGTAATGAaccaaaatactttttaaattttttgaccTTAAAAACAATACATGAAAtgttgaaattaaagaattacTGGATAATgagtgcataaaataatatatattttttctcataTTAATTTGCAGATGACACGAGTATGTGACTCATATTCAGTTTCTTAAATTTTCTTTGTTCAAGCAGTCTAGTAACATCTAAAAAAAGGTTCAAATCCTAGTATAACAAAACCATATTAATAACAAACCTATATTATGGATCGATACCAGATTATTCATTCCCTCAATTGATAAAGCAGCAAGAAGATCGATCTGATATAAACTctcaaaaacataattaaattgACAAGCTAAGCATCGACATTTATACGCAAATAGCCTGAGCACTTGCAAATTATGCAACAAaattctttaagaaaaaatatatattattttcgtcaagaaaaagaaaagagagaaatactaattaagtatataagctaataatgttataatgaaataaattagcaaaatataagaataattttattaataataatgaaatttataatatttatttacacgATTGAATATCATAGAGAGTCATAACTTTATAAACATATATACTGCTTTGGTCTTTGGTTTAATTTAATGGTTGTATGTGCTACAAATCCAGTATATTCTGTTTTGTTTCTCATCAAGACTTTCGCAACACTTCAAGTATTTCAATGCAggtaatacaaaaataatattaaaaaaagagtAGAGGTATATTTTATAGtaaaaaattctaaaagattatatattcaaattttaaataaattttaaattataatttagaaaatatttttttactaacaatcaaaatgtatttatttatatagacaataaagaataagagatgagtaaaatttaaatatatatatatatacacacacatgcTTAATGATAGTTGCGAGTagagtttgatttttaaaacaaaattgaagAGCGTAAACTATTTTCACCCTATATTCTATTGAAATGAAGTGTGAATTGTGTGAGCAGCAGTGTGGGTATATTGTGAGTGAGATATTCATGAATAATGGAAACCAAGCGTGAAAGGTGCCAAGTGATTCATTTTGTTTTtcatttgttttgttttgttttcttaaatATTAACTAACTAATTTTAATCTCAAAATTAGCGCGTATTCCATATAAGTtgattcatttattattttcctCTCACATGAATATGTGACCCATTCAATTTCTCAAAAGAAAATTCTTTCTACAAGCCTAGAATAGTCAAAAtcttttaaaaggaaaaaaaaaaaagttccaagtcctaataacatctaaaaaggTTCAAAGTTCCAGCAACATCTAAAAaggttcaaaatttttatttattcttgattAATCAAATTCAATTCCTATGCAACTCAAAACAGTCAATGGTCAGAGCCTTAAACAAAGACTTGATTGTTTGTTGAAGTCACTAAAATGGTTGTTTAGTTTCAAAGTTTTTTCATGTGTATAAATGCACATATGTTTGTTAACAACACCACATTAATCTTTGTCATAGTACAATTGtgcaataataatattaaaatagacttgTAGAAATCAGGAGATCTCTAATTAATAGTATCATGAAACCATTCCTCATCCTATTTCATGCTCTTATTGTTGTTTCAAGGATTGAAACAAATGAAGCTACAAGAAATGTTGATAAAACTCATCTTCTATTACCATCTTTGCAAACTCGTCCTCCCGTTAAGACTCCAACACCCAATCCAGGAACCGAGGCCAGTGTGACTATGGCAACCAGAGTTACTGAAAGGAACTTTGCTGGTCGTAAAGAAGTTTTTGTTCCTCCTATTCCTTCTACTAATGTATACCATCTTCATGAGCCTCTTTTATTACCACACCTACAAACACGTGCTCCAGTTAAAACTCCATCACCCAATCCAGGAACTGGTAGCAGTGTAAATATGGCAAGCAAAGTTACTGAAAGAAACTTTGCTGGTAGTAAAGAAGTTGTTTTTGCTCCTCCTTCACCTCTTCTTCCTTCTACTAATGGATACCCTCAAAACAATGTCCTTTTTGATGTGTCCATAGCTACTACTCAGAAATAGGCTTAGCATGTTTGACAATGGCAACTCTTATTTGTAATagtattcaattcattcatACACTTAACAAAGAATAAATCAAGGCTTACATTCTAATAGTACCAGGCAGAATCTCACACAATAGGTGTAgattttcaaattcaattctTACCATTGTTTTGTTTTTATTGTACATGCTACCATACACCATAATTTGTGTATATGGCACAGGCCACAACATGCTTATTGTATTTGGAAAAGATAAATTGTGGTTGATGTTCTACAGCACCAGGTCATGCATAACTATAGTTTAAATGAGAAAAAGGGTCTAGGGTTTAGGAAGGGAACAAGCACTCGATGCTTCAATATGTTGCTTTGACTTTTCAAAAATGTCATTCGATGTGTGTTGAATCCTCCAAGAATAGTGCAActttggaggatccgacacggGTGTGACAACACTTTTAGATAATTTAAGCAACATATTGAATGGATAATGGTCTAAAATGGACCAATTCCAGATTCATTGCCTTGATCAGTAAAACAGCAACAAGATATAATATAAACTCTCAAAACACAGTGCAAACTGACAAGCTAAACATTGACGTTCATACGCAAATAATCGACCAAAGTATAATAGTCTGACCACTCTCATAATAATCACCAGTAAACAAGAATTAACTTGCATCAACTACAAACAGCACACATAGCATGATTGACCTCATGTTAAGCAGCTTCAAGTTTTCATTCTAATTCTAAGAGCAGATACGATTCTCGGCCAAAACTTACATATAGATTATAGTCTACAAAATATAATGCAAACTTACCAGCTAGCTATTGATGCTCATACACGGATAATTGAGCAAATCACAACAATCTGACCACTGTGATACTGATCACCAAGTCTTTAAAGTGAAACGGCTAGCATTTAACTACAATCAACATACATTGCATGATTAGACCTTATTCTCTGAAACCTAAATCATTTAGACAGAGCAGCTGTCAGCTTTTCCTTCAAATCCTCAGCAGCAGGGCCGGGAGCTCGTATAGAGAATGTGTGTACAAGTTCGCCGTTTTCTGTTAATGAGACATTGGATTCTTGTGCCACTATTTGATGTTCCTGAAATGTCTTCAAAACTCTAGAAACAGGGTGAGCATTCAAAGGGCAGCCTACTCTTACAACTGCATCATCTTTTCTTTGATGAAAATCAATCTCTGGGATAACCTGCTGCTTTTGCTTGTCGCTTACCATCTCCTTCTCAGCATCTAACACCCTAATTCTTGCCTGGAGATCCGTGATATAAGCAATTGCATCTCCAAGCAGCGATGCTTTATCCATCTTTGAGATATTTGGAACAACTGCTCTTAAAGCATAAAACCTCTGGTTAAGCTTCTCACGCCTCTGCCTCTCTGCTTCAACATGATTCAATGCTTCTTCCCTCCCGTTGGCAGGCTTTCTTCCCCTCTTTCTTGGTTTCCGTTCATCTAATTCTTCCTTGTAAAGTTTCCCTTCACCTTCATCACTTCGATACCCATTTGATGAGTTCCCATAGACTTGAGAACTACCTAGCGCTGCTTGTACTTCGTAAGAATCTGAAgcaaaactcaactcttcttCCACCTTTGGAGAAAAATTTATGCTGATGGGGCCTGACTTAGCACCACCTAGACTGAGCTCCCGACCAAATATCTTTGGAATTGCTTTGGGCTGTGGAGGATTAGATACCACCACAGATGTTTTCACCATCTGAATCAAATTCTGATCTTCCAGAATAGACTTTACAGAACCAAGCTCCACAACCCCCGACTTCAGCGGAACAAACACTAGTGTCTCATAACGAGCCAACTTTGCTAGATAAGATCTTGATTGGAAATGTTCTAAGCAACCTTTTACATCAGAAACCCATATTGATCTAGCAgaattaaatgattgagaagGACTAGAAGGCTTATCAAATGGGAAGATATAATACATTGATGTGAGATAAAACACCTCCACATCCGAAACAGACTCCAACTTGGCAGCAATATTATCATCTTCTGACCCTCCAAAGCAAGTATGTATCTTTTGAAGAaccatttttttcttgtttccgTCCATCATTTTCTGATGCGCAGAATCATTTCCACCTTCACTTTGCCCTATCTTTGCTTCTCTGCAATGTCCATCGCCCCATATTAAAGCTGATTTTCCAGATTTCGACTTTGCAACTTGCCAATAGATTGCATAAGTCCAATCAGACCCCTCAACAATCTTGCAGAGCGCCTGCTGCACTCCCAAATCTCCCCTTGATGAAGTAAATTCTGTCAACATGTGATTTGAAGCTGACCAGGAGAAAAATTCTACTGCTTCGCTACCTAATACCCCCTCCATAGTAACCTTATCCTCTCCCTTCAGAAAAAGTTTCTCTGCCATGTTAAGCCACTCAAAGAACCCCAACTCTTTTCTTGGACCACTAATTGGAGAAAATTTATCCTTAAAAAGTTGATCCCTCAATTCAAGTCCAATGCTGTAATACTTGACATAGCACTCCCAGAATCATGAAACACCTCTGGTAAAGGCAAACCCTAGAAAAAGAAACATTCTCaaaaagatcaattttttaCCCCCAAAACACCACAAATTCAGGAATTTGACTATAAGTTGAACCACAAGAGAAGACCCACaaagagaaaaacaaacaaTTCTTGAACAGAAGGCCACTTATATCAACAAAGAGATAAACACTCAAAAACTATGGCCTTTGGTAGTTCAATAGCGAGATTTACCTCTAAAGATCAAAGCTTTACTGCACCAATTACAAGtctgacaaaaaaaaaaactaaattcagaGCTGATTTATATAAGTTTTTGTACCCAGCCAGCTCACACAAAAACCCTAGAAAAAAACCCCTTCTCAAAAAGTTCAAATCTTTTACACTAAACACACAACAACttcaataattttgaatatcagTTGAACCACAAGAGAAGACccacaaagagaaaaaaaacagATAATTCTTGAACCAAAGGGCAATTTTATTAGCAAATAGAAAAACAGAAAAATTGGGACTTTGGTAATCAAAGAGCAAGATTGATTCACCTCTAAAGCTCTGACCTTCAAGATTTTACTACAGCAATTAAAAGTCTGAAAAAATCAAACCCCTGTATCCAAAAGGTGAATTTATATAGCTTTTTTTGTACCCTTCAAgctgaaaaagaagaaatggGGGAATATAAACAAAAACAAGTAGAAGAAATCAATTTGGATATGGAACTTAGAGCTACCAGAAAGCTGCAATGAAGATTGGGATAGGTGCATGTATATAAAAGATTGTTCGTTTTTCATGTGGACTTCATCAGACACTTGTGTTCAAGTTTAAGGATTTTAGATCTGAAtcgaatatttttatttatgggagacaaattctttatttttttaaatttttatctgAATCagattttaaaagtttaaaatttttaatattttctgagagcttttgagaaaaaaatcacTTTTATTTACAggactttaatttttttttccaattaaatTATGTCTAAATAtaacttcaaatttaaaaactcaatttttcaagtttcaaaatcacaacttcaaaaactcttttttttttcaagctTCAAATGTTAACTTAAATTTAATGCACGTCAAGATCTTGAACGAGGAAATGAGATCTCTATTCCTTTACCGTttgaatataagaaaatgacCTTTTTAAAAActcttatataaaaaaaattaagatttctTATATGTAAATGAAAATCTTTTgtaaaaatgacataaaattttaagaaaaaaattgaaaggctagaaaaatattttctctagtcTTGAACATGATAATCTTACTAGAAAATGCTGCAGAGAGCATACCTCAAGCGAAAAACATTATCACGAAAAAGGTAGAAGTGTTAATTGAAGTTGATTTCTAACCTAGCCTTGTGTTACCACAATCGTCATCGATGAAAATCATGTATAAAATATGTGTAATCCTAATAAATAGAGaaagaattaatttatagaTGTTGAGACTTAATCCGATACGTACATCAAGTAACCTATATCTAATAATTGAGATTTATTTTACGTGCATCAAGTAACCTATATATAACAGTTGAGATTGGGTTTAATTGGGCAACACATTAAATAACGACAATAAGATCTATTATTCTTCCTCTTGGCCCAATAACCACAATATTTAATGATTAAGCATAAAATAAATCTCTTCCCTAATGTCTCTTGTACgtatcataatatgataaattattaaTGTGAGTTATGGCGGGTTATGCATTATTTTTACATACTCCCTTCCACATACTATAACTTAGCGACTTATCATATCATGTTCATGGACTATAAAGTATTTAATATTATGGTCCATAGTAATATCAATATGTACACCCTTGTGAGAAATAGAAATTCAAAATGTATATTAAAAACATATAATTGAACTAAGGgtatcaaaacatcataagCGCATCAGTCATAAAAACAATCAAGACTTGCCatatgtacatattttttaAGTGTCTTTGATCGCGAGCTTTCATTAATAATTGTAGAATCATGGATTATTTTAATTAACACCATttctttctgtttttttttatatgacaAAGtacttatattttattcttaaaaaaagaaCATTGTTTTAGAATAACCATCGTAAGTTTTAGCGGCTTGATAATAACATTAACAATCCCAAGTTCTGAGATAAAATTTTATAGTCAGAACATATGAATAGTGATTACAATTATAATATCACAAATTTTCGCTTTATAGCTGATAAGATGACAACTTACTTAACATTATTCTACATTACTACTACTTCACATTATAGGAACAAACATTTAAGTGTGGACTTAACTATCAAATTATTTAATAGAAACTCTTGTTTTGAGTGAAAGGGAGAACATTGACTGGCACCGCATTGAACAATAATTCTTTTTCTATAGAGCAGGGCGTGGAAAGCACTATAACTTAGTTGATTTCTCGATCAAAGGTGATCTAGCTCAACCTCCAAATAGGAATAGATTCTATGAATCGTGATTCAGTTAAGATAAGGGATATTTCCAGCATTGAAAATTCTTATTCTTATCGAATAGTTCAAATAACTAGTtgaacatatttatttttttcaaaaatagccTTCCTTATCGAAAAAAGAGCCCGAAGGAGAGAGGACTAACTATCCTTTTCTAAATCTGAATAttctatattttcataatatcatatatcatatacaaaaatatttaacattattttttttagatacaACAATATTTTTTGCATATATCTTTTCAATAGCATGTTATATgtgaatatttttccaattttcatAGAATGTCTAGATACATAATTTTTGAGGccatttattaattaatatgacTTAATATGAAACATTTTATTTATGTCAAAGAATATCTAACTTGTATCTTTCATTCTAAAGTTCTTcgagaaaaaaaattcatccaAATCACCTAATCATTagcaataaataatatattatcaatagatgaaataaaatataaactaaaaTAAGAGACGTATGATACTGCTATCATGTGTAAGTCGTCATATGTTCTTAATTTACTTAATTCTTGATCTAATTACTCACTTTAATTAGAACGACTCAACGAAATTGTTGACTTAATACCAATCTTTATAAACAATCTCAAGTATACTTAATAAAATTAACTTTTGAATGTGTCATTCATGGTTCTTGTACATCATATATATGCATCTCATACGTTATACgtatatttcaaataaaattactaaaataataataaattatatgcaTGTGTAATGCATGCAGAAGGATGTAGATTGCCTTTTTAGAGGAATAAAAGTAAAATAGCTAAAAGAATAATTAGGTTATacgattattattttttaagtataatatgtataaatatataacaatcataatttttgaagtttaattGAGTCGACCCTGACTCTaactataaaaatatatatacttattgtGTTAAGTATTATGATGCATGCTACAATACATACTATCTAGTATTGATCTAATGATCCAtgatttgttttttgttttatcCTTTAAAGGGTGAATATGCAATACTTTATGgtgaaaaatattacttttcaAACACGATTGAAGTTAAGAACCAACAGATAATAACTTTAAAGGCAATTACAAACTGTGCATCTTTTATAGATGATTTTCAAGATATCTACCACACAATATATgttgataaataattttacGAAAAGTGGATTACAAttattttagtaaataaataattgtgTGTTTGAATAAAACTGTTGAAACTAATAATAAATCGTTGAAGTGTTCGtcaaatgataaataatttataaaaagtgCATTGAAGTTATTTTAGTAAATAAACAGTTATGTGTTCGATAAAACTGCTGAAATTAATAATAAACAATTGAAGTGTTCAACGAAATAGTGCTGACAAGcaattttttgttaaaatatctaaaatgtCCTTATAATTATTTGTTTTAGGCGGAATGACCTGGGAGGTCCGTGTACTTGGCTCTATTTGTAAGTTGAATCCTTATACTTATAACTTTGCCAACTAAATTCTTAAACTTACTGAAAAACAATATTTCAAACAACTTGACCATTGACCAAACACATGTGGCATTAATATTGTTGACATGAAATAATGCATGATTCCATCGCATTTTAAAGCaagtgaaaataatattttatattaaaaaatattttaaaaaaaacacccaaaaagaaagaagaagaagtcatTTTCTTCAAAGCTTTAGCTTTCTGCCGCCACCACCCCCGTCCCCGCCCCCGTAACCCAACCAAATTTCTTCTTTCCATTACGCtcctttccttcttttttgGATCCACCTACCATTCTcacctcttcttcttcttaacaCTGCCGCATAACTGCCTCGCTCTcaaataaattctcaaaattttcttcttttgcgGCAAATCAATACCACcaatagcccttttcgttttgCCACATTTTCACCCTAAAATCTCAATTTTGTgagtattttttgaattttgtatgaGTTAATGTGAAGGTTGATAATAAgtattgaaaaattgaaaaacctCATTGATAAGCTTGATGAAGCTTCAAGAATAATAAATGGGTTTTgtgaatttatgaaataaatttaaaattgcaATAAAGCTTTGTTGGGTTTGTGTTTATGAACCTATAAGGTGAAATACAAGTCAAATAGGTAAGAATTCCACCCATTTTGACATGAATTTGATGCTCAATTTGAGAGCAAATATGGAAAAAATATCGTTCaaaatttttagaatatgcACAAGtagcctttattttttattttatttttttaacatttaatCTCTTGTGTCATTAAAAATGACATGGAATTCCACGTATAAATGGATACACTACACGCACACACATAGGATGAGAAAggattttaaaatattgtgtttcaGAGAGTTTAAGGATTCAGTTGACAAAGTCGTAAGTATAAGGGTCCAATTTACAAACGGAGCAAGTACAAGAATCTATCAGGTCATCCCGtctttgttttatactaacaagaAAGTGATCTTTTAtaagattttgaatttcaaattaattcaaATACAAAGCAATTATcattttatgtataaaatacacaattcaataagactattttttataaatataaattattttaccCGAAGCTATATTATTATCACAAGCAATAATATAGtaattaataataatgaaataactaATCTACTAGTactattatttttgaatttcttaaaaCGTGATCAATAATAGTTCAACCCCCACTTTCTCTATATATTTTTAACTTAAATTTTGGCAAACATGGAAACAATGATTTTGAGATAGTTTTTGTAATATATTTAGTTGGATGGATAATTAGTTTAATAAACTGATGGCCATGCTAGATTTAAAAAGTAGTTCACAAAAATAGAAGTGTTTATTATTGACAGCATTGTTTCAACAACAATGGATATTGCAAAATATTGCTGTTAagggttttatttttttaaaaaaaagatattttagaaattaataaaaatattaagaataatAGATATAATCCACAGGGTCGTTTAGTTCGCGGATACAGTTAtctcaaaattataatttttggactaATTTATTTCATCTTCTAACCAAGTTTAAAGTATAAACCTATCCTGAGATTATTTTCAACCATGAATATCTATATGAGAGAAAATTGATTGTGTATacgatttttttttgttattgtaAAATTGATCGTTTTAACGGAATgtacataaattttattattataaggGGTTAATCTTAAGAATAAATTTTTGTACGTGGGTTTATTTGCAATATGTTGATTTATTGCAAGAGTTTTGTGAATGAAGTTTTCTTTATTCAGAAAAGCATCAGAAGATGAAGAGGTAGAGGAgaaatttttttgttaaatttatGGGACGTTTAACTTGAAATTGAATTCtaaaaacttaaagaaaattaaaaattaccaaaaagtTATTTTCACTCCAAATTATACTCAAAAAATCAATAAcaattcaaatatcatttttactttaaattaatttttttttaatacttacAATTTTCATGGTCAGATGGCCCTAAGATTTTCATTGTTGAGTTTACGGATTTAGGACTAAAAATGGTCATAATTTTGCATATATCAATAATATCAAGGACTATATCTAATAAGTGTTATATATAAAGGACTAAAATAGTCGAACCCTCATACATTAAGGACCATTGTGACAATTATTCTCTAAGTTTACCACGCCTGGAATCAAATCGGCTTACACAGATGTTTAGCAAATTTTTTCCTTGTGCTGCAAAATCTCGGATTTAAGGTTGTTCCAATTTCTGTCCTAGGTTGTCCTTGTTCACTATCCGAACATGAAGCGTTTCTTGAAAAATTTCACTGTATGTAATTTATGAACTTGTGTAAATCTTTCCAAGTTGTGATTTTTAACCCAAGAAATTGATAGTTTGTTCTAATTCTGTGTCGCAGCTTGGAGGGGTTAGGGAGTTTTCTATGCAAAATGCAAGAAATCCCAATACCCAAAGCCTCAAAATTGATGGGATTAAAGATATTATAGCAGTTGCTTCAGGGAAAGGTGGTGTTGGCAAGTCCACTACGGCTGGTACTATTTCTCTTCACTCTCTTCTGTTTATAAAATGTAGAAAATAGGttaatattatgaaaaaaatggaAAGATAACTTTTTGTCTAAAAATTCATTAGAATTGTAAACAAATTGTAAGTCTGAAtccataattttaaataaaatattcaatgtGCTATAAAGCAGGggaaggtctgcgtacactctacacTTCTCTTTCCAGACCTCACCTATACGTTGTTTTTGTTCAATGCTACATTTTTTACAGGTAACTTAAATGCTGGATCTGCTATTGgtgtagttgattgattgataaattAGTTGAATCATgtctttttgttgttgttgttagtataCTTAGTGTTGTGATGCCAAAACTTTAGGAGTTGCTGATTCTACTCGAGAAGATGGCGATTCAGTTGAGGATAACAGAAACTTTGAAATACTGAAGTGAATTGGGAGAGAATggaagaaggaaaaagaagTAATGAGCTACATTGACTGTGTTCACGTCTTGGCAGTCACATTTGAGTGTATTTATACAAAGCGAGCAGTGGATAACTACCAAAAGAAGTTGCCAACTAACTATCAAAAGCACATATTATCTCTAGCAAAGTGACCTAGTTGAAAATATAAACTAGACTTGTGTATTGTAATGCAATGAACTGGATGCTTGAGATATTTATGGGGGGAATGTTGATCATTCTTTTCTTTCCTATGGTTTCTGATACTGAATTTAACTAGGTGTGAAGATTTTGAGCATTAAATAAAGCGTCATATATATGATGCACCAATAGTAGTGAGCGTTGTATAATGATTTCAATTTGCTTCCCAGTAATTGTTTCCTGATCAAGGACCATGTTTTGTTTGCAGTTAATTTGGCTGTTTCACTTGCCAAAAGGTGTCAACTAAAAGTTGGGTTGCTGGATGCGGATATTTATGGGCCTTCAATTCCTTTGATGATGTGCCTCCAGGGAAAACCAGAACTGAGCAACGGTGATGGTTTTACTACCTTCATTTTTAGTATCAACATGCCCAATCCTCTGAGATAGTAATGTTATTGTTGCTGTAATTGTTGTTATTCTTTCTAGTTCTGCTTGCTTATCATGTTATTTGGGCAGATAGGAAGATGATTCCAATTGAAAGTTATGGCGTTAAGTGTATATCGATTGGATCTCTTGTAGACGAAAGGGAAGCAATTGTGTGGAGAGGACCTATGGTATGCTTTTGCCTACAAATGATGACTAATATTATAGAGAATTTAGCACATTTAGGGTTATAATTGAGCTAAAGATTTTACTGCTTTATGAGACGTTTTGAGGTAGAATTCAATTGTCTAAATCCAATTAGACCCAAATGTATACTTGCAGGTGATGAAAGCCCTTGAACAGTTGACAAGGGGAGTTGATTGGGGGATCCTAGATGTTCTTGTGATAGATATGCCTCCCGGGACCGGTGATGCTCAGTTATCTATTTCCCAAAGGCTACAATTATCAGGTATCTCAAGAATTTTTGAAAGTACTTCTAAAAGAATCTGACTATGGAAATATGCCACGAGGATGAAGCTATTGCATCATGTTTAATTTGATGTCAGAAAGCACCACCACTACCACAACAAAAACTTACTGTGAACCCTTGCAGAGAAACTTGAATATGTCCATCATTTCAGCCCGTAAGTAATTATCCATAATGTTAAA
This Solanum dulcamara chromosome 8, daSolDulc1.2, whole genome shotgun sequence DNA region includes the following protein-coding sequences:
- the LOC129899207 gene encoding transcription factor MTB3, with product MAEKLFLKGEDKVTMEGVLGSEAVEFFSWSASNHMLTEFTSSRGDLGVQQALCKIVEGSDWTYAIYWQVAKSKSGKSALIWGDGHCREAKIGQSEGGNDSAHQKMMDGNKKKMVLQKIHTCFGGSEDDNIAAKLESVSDVEVFYLTSMYYIFPFDKPSSPSQSFNSARSIWVSDVKGCLEHFQSRSYLAKLARYETLVFVPLKSGVVELGSVKSILEDQNLIQMVKTSVVVSNPPQPKAIPKIFGRELSLGGAKSGPISINFSPKVEEELSFASDSYEVQAALGSSQVYGNSSNGYRSDEGEGKLYKEELDERKPRKRGRKPANGREEALNHVEAERQRREKLNQRFYALRAVVPNISKMDKASLLGDAIAYITDLQARIRVLDAEKEMVSDKQKQQVIPEIDFHQRKDDAVVRVGCPLNAHPVSRVLKTFQEHQIVAQESNVSLTENGELVHTFSIRAPGPAAEDLKEKLTAALSK
- the LOC129899209 gene encoding iron-sulfur protein required for NADH dehydrogenase, mitochondrial isoform X1 is translated as MKRFLKNFTLGGVREFSMQNARNPNTQSLKIDGIKDIIAVASGKGGVGKSTTAVNLAVSLAKRCQLKVGLLDADIYGPSIPLMMCLQGKPELSNDRKMIPIESYGVKCISIGSLVDEREAIVWRGPMVMKALEQLTRGVDWGILDVLVIDMPPGTGDAQLSISQRLQLSGGLIVSTPQDVALLDARRGVKMFTKVNVPILGILENMSYFKCPKCNELSYIFGQGGARKTAEEMGMKFLGEIPLEVEIRSGSDEGVPIVMSKPDSVISQVYGNVAERVVMRLEELDKEQHFRPDISL
- the LOC129899209 gene encoding iron-sulfur protein required for NADH dehydrogenase, mitochondrial isoform X2 yields the protein MKRFLKNFTLGGVREFSMQNARNPNTQSLKIDGIKDIIAVASGKGGVGKSTTAVNLAVSLAKRCQLKVGLLDADIYGPSIPLMMCLQGKPELSNDRKMIPIESYGVKCISIGSLVDEREAIVWRGPMVMKALEQLTRGVDWGILDVLVIDMPPGTGDAQLSISQRLQLSGGLIVSTPQDVALLDARRGVKMFTKVNVPILGILENMSYFKCPKCNELSYIFGQGGARKTAEEMGMKFLGE